The Urbifossiella limnaea nucleotide sequence CCACGGCGCGCCGGTCTACCGCCTCCGCGGCAACCTGCTGCCGCTCGTCCACCTCGACCGGCTGCTGCGCGTGGACCCGACGCGGCCGGCCGACGGCGGCGCGACCGTGGTCGTGATCCAGGCCGACGACCGGCCGTTCGGGCTGGTCGTGGACGACATCCACGACACCGGCGAGATCGTGGTAAAGCCCTTGCGGAAGCAGTTAAAGGGAGCGGCGGCGTTCTCCGGCGCGACGATCCTCGGCGACGGCCGGGTGGCACTGATTCTCGACGTACTGGGCCTGGCACAGCGGGCCGGTGTGGTGTCCGGGCCGCGCGATCGCGCCGCGGCGGAGCGGCCGTCGGCCGTCGCGGCCGCTCAGGCGCGCGAGACGGTGCTGCTGGTCGCGTCCGGCGGCGGGCGGATGGCCATCCCGCTCGCCGCGGTCGACCGGCTGGAAGAATTCCCGCGCGCGTCGGTGGAGCGAGTCGGCGGGCGGAGCGTGGTGCAGTACCGCGGCGAGATCCTGCCGCTCGTCCGTGCCTCCCGGCCGAGCCGCCACAAGCGCGCGGCGAAGCGTCGGCCCGACGAGCAGCGTAGGTTGCAAGTGGCGGTGTGCGCGGCCGACGGGCGTCGCGTCGGGCTGGTGGTGAGCCGACTGCTGGACGTCGTGGAGGAGGCGGTGACCGCCCGCGCCCCGGCCGGCCGCGCGGGGGTGCTGTTCACGGCCGTCGTGCAGGACCGGGTGACGGAGTTCCTGGACATCGCGGCGGTCGTGAAGGCGGCGCACCCGGCCGCCGTATCGCCGGAGTAGCCATGCCCGTCGACCGCCAGTTCTGCACGTTCCTCCTCGCCGGCCACCACTTCGGGGTGGACGTGACGAGCGTGCAGGAGATCATCCGCGCGCAGGAGATGACCCGCGTCCCGCTCACCGCGCCGGTCGTCCGCGGGCTCATCAACCTCCGCGGCCAGATTGTGACCGCCCTCGACCTGCGCCGCCGACTCGGTCTCCCCGACCGGCCGGACGGCGACCCGCCGGTGAACGTCGTCGTACGGACCGACGACGGGGCCGTCAGCCTTCTTGTGGACGAGATCGGCGACGTGCTGGACGTGCCCGAGAGTGCGTTCGAGCAGTCACCCGAGACGCTCACCGGCCCCGCACGCGGGCTCATTCGCGGGGCGTACAAGCTCGACGGGCGGTTGCTCCTGATCCTCGACACCGACCGCACGGTGGACCTCGCCGACGCCCGCGCCCCCGACTGACCCCCAACCGAGCCGCCCATGCCGCCGCCGAAGAAGCCCCGCACCCGGCCCGCCGCGAAACCCGCCGCGAGCCTCGACACCGTGGAGTTCCTGCGGGCGGCGTTCGACGCCGTCCAGACCAACGTCTTCTTCGCCGACCCGGGGCTCAACCTCGTCTACGCCAACGGCCGGGCGCTGGAGACGCTCCGCGGCATGGAGAGCGAGTTGCGGAAGGTGTTCGGGGTCGGCGTGGACGACCTCCTGGGCGGGTCGATCCACCGGTTCCACCGCGACCCGCGGGCCATCGAGCGCATCCTCCACAACCGCGCCGCCCTGCCGCACGAGGCCGAGTTCACGTTCGGGTCGATCACCCTGCACGCCCGCATCAACGCCGTGCCCGGCGCCGGTGGGGCGGTGGCGGGCTACGTTGTCCACTGGGACGACGTGACAGCCGCCCGGCAGGAGCAGGCCCGGCTCTCGGCCATGCTCGACGCCATCGACAAGTCCCAGGCGGTGATCGAGTTCAAGATGGACGGCACGATCCTGGTGGCGAACGACAACTTCCTGCGGCTGATGGGCTACACTCTCGACGAGGTGAGGGGCCGGCACCACGGGATGTTCGTGGACGACGCGACCCGCACCGGCGCGGGCTACACCGAGTTCTGGGCGCGCCTCGGCCGGGGGGAGTACCAGGCGGGCGAATTCCGCCGCGTCGCCAAGGGCGGCCGGGAGGTGTGGATTCAGGGGAGCTACACCCCGGTGATCGACCGGTCCGGGAAGCCGGTGAAGGTGGTGAAGTACGCGTCCGACGTGACCGCACAGGTGCGGTTGCGGCTCGACGTGGAGGGCGTGCTGCGGCGGGTGGCCGAGAGTGCCACCGCCCTGGCCGCGGCGTCGCGCCAACTCGGCGGGGTGAGCCAGCAGATGGCCGCGAACGCCGAGGAAACGGCGGCGCAGGCGGGGGTGGCGTCGGCGGCCGCGGAGGAGGTGAGCACGAGCGTCGCCACCGTCGCCACCGGGGCCGAGGAGATGGGGGCGAGTATCCGCGAGATCGCCCGCAGCGCGCACGAGGCGGCCAAGGTGGCCACGTCCGCGGTCAAGGTCGCCGACCGCACGAACGACACGGTGGCAAAGCTCGGCGAGAGCAGCGCCGCGATCGGGAACGTGGTGAAGGTCATCACGTCGATCGCCCAGCAAACGAACCTGCTAGCGCTGAACGCGACGATCGAGGCAGCGCGGGCCGGCGAGGCCGGGAAGGGGTTCGCGGTGGTGGCCAACGAGGTGAAGGAACTGGCGAAGCAGACGGCGCGGGCGACCGAGGACATCGGCCGGAAGATCGAGGCGATCCAGGGCGACACCCGCGGGGCGGTCGAGGCGATCGGCCAGATCGGCAAGGTGATCACCGAGATCAACGACATCCTGAACACCATCGCCAGCGCCGTCGAAGAGCAGACGGCGACGACGGGGGAGATCAGCCGGAGCGTGACGGAGGCGGCGAAGGGGAGTAACGAGATCGCGCGGAACATTACCGGCGTAGCACAGGCCGCCCGCGGCACCACGGAGGGCGCCGGCGAGACGATGCGCTCGGCCGACGCCCTGTCGCGGATGGCGAACGAGTTGCAGCAGTTGGTGAGCGGGTTCAAGCATTGACCGGCGAGCCGGGGGCGTCAGCCCCCGGATTCTCCCCCGCGCCGTTCGCACAGAATCCGGGGGCTGATGCCCCCGGCTCGCCGGAGGATCCGCGCATGCACGCGCTCGTGATCGACGACTCCCGGACCGTCCGGGCCATCATCGGCAAGACGCTCCGCGACGAGGGGTTCGCCGTGTCCGAGGCCGGCGACGGCCGCGCCGGGCTCGCCGCGCTCGCCCGTACGCCCGACGTCGGCCTCATCCTCGTGGACTGGAACATGCCCGTGATGGACGGGCTTGAATTCATCACCGCGGTTCGCGCCGACCGCAGCTACGACGGCGTCCGGGTCGTGATGGTCACCACCGAAACCGAGCAGGCGCAGGTCGCCCGCGCCATGGCGGCCGGCGCGGACGAGTACGTGATGAAGCCGTTCACCCGCGACATCCTCGTCGCCAAGCTCAGCCTCCTCGGCGTCCTCGGGGAGTAGCCGTGCCCGCGATCCGCGTCCTGATCGTCGACGACTCGGCCGTGTTCCGCCGCGCGGTGGCCGGGGAGCTGTCCGCCGACCCGACCCTTGAAGTCGTCGGCACCGCGGCCAACGGCCGCATCGCCCTCGCCAAGCTGGCGCAGGTCGTGCCGGACCTCGTCGTCCTCGACGTGGAGATGCCCGAGCTAGACGGGCTGGCGACGCTCCGCGAGATCCGCAAGACGTACCCGAAGCTGCCGGTCATCATGTTCAGCGCGGTGACCGAGCGCGGCGCGGCCGCGACCCTTGACGCACTCGCCCTCGGCGCCACCGACTACTTCCCGAAGCCGGCCGGCGGAGGGCTCGACGCTTCACTTCGAGTCATCCGTGAGGAGTTGATCCCGGAAATCAAGGCGCTCTGTACCCGCCCCGCGGCGCTCCCCCCTACCCCGCACGTCGGACCGGTGCCCGTGTCCGGTCGCGTGGACGTGGTCGCGGTCGCGGCGTCCACCGGCGGGCCGAACGCCCTCGCCGACCTGTTCGCCGGCCTTCCCGTCGACTTCCCGGTGCCGGTCGTAATCGCCCAGCACATGCCGCCCATGTTCACCCGCCAACTCGCCGAGCGGCTGTCGGCGCGGTTCGCCGTGCGGGTCGAGGAGGGCCGAGCCGGTGCGGCACTCGCCCCCGGACACGCCTGGATCGCGCCTGGGGATTATCACCTGGTACTCGCCCGCGACGCCGCGGGGGTGCGCGTGGTGTTGAACCAGGAGCCACCCGAGAACTCGTGCCGCCCGGCCGCGGACGTGATGTTCCGCTCGGTCGCCAAGGCGTACGGCCCGGCGGCGCTCGGCGTCGTCCTGACCGGCATGGGGCAGGACGGGCTACGCGGCAGCGAGGCGATTCGTGCCGCCGGCGGGCGGGTGATCGTCCAGGACGAGGCGACCTCGGTGGTGTGGGGGATGCCGGGGGCGGTGGCCCGCGCCGGGCTCGCCGACCGCGTTCTGCCGCTGGCCCAGCTCGCGCCCGAGGTCGTGCGGCGGGTCCGCGTCGGCCGGGAGGGCGGCCGATGACCGCCCAGGACTTCGAGTACGTGTGCCGGTTCGTCCGCGACCGCAGCGCCATCGTGCTGGACGCGGGGAAGGAGTACCTCGTCGAGTCGCGCCTAAGCCCGCTCGCCGCGCAGCTCCGGCTCGGCTCGGTAGGCGACCTGATCGGGCAGCTGAGGACCGGCCGCGACGCCGGGCTCGGCACCCGCGTCATCGAAGCGATGGTGACGAACGAGACGCTGTTCTTCCGCGATGTGCAGCCGTTCGACACCCTTCGGCGGGTCGTGCTGCCGGAGTTAATCCGCCGCCGCGAGGCGGAGCGGCGGCTGTCCGTCTGGTGCGCCGCGTGCTCGACCGGGCAGGAGCCGTACAGTCTTGCAATGCTGATCCGCGAGTACTTCCCGGCTCTCGTCACGTGGCACGTCAACATCCTGGCTACGGACCTGTCGGCGGAGGTTTTAGCTCGGGCGCGTGACGGTCGTTACAGCCAGCTTGAGGTGAACCGCGGGCTGCCGGCGGCCTTCCTCCTGAAATACTTCCGCCAGCAGGGCGGCGTGTGGGAATTAGCCGACGACATGCGGCGCATGGTCGAATTCCGGGAGCTGAACCTCGTCCGCGAGTGGCCGTCGCTGCCGCGGTTCGACCTCGTGTTCCTGCGGAACGTGATGATCTACTTCGACGTGGGCACGAAAAAGGCGATCCTCGATCGCGTGGCCCGCGTGCTGCGACCCGACGGTTACCTCCTCCTTGGAGCGGCCGAATCGACGATCAACCTGGCGGACAGTTTTCGCCGGGCGGAGGAATTAAAGGGCGGCTTTTACCAGTCCGTTGGCTGACCACGGGGGCGAGGGTGGACACGCGGGACGAGTTACTCGGTGCGTTCGACACCGGCGTCGTGACCTCACTGCGGGAGTTGGCCGGCGTCGAGGCGGTCCGGTGCGGCGGGTGTGTCGGCGACGCCGACGTCGCGGCGGCGCTCCGGTTGGACGTCGGAGCGGGGTGGTGGGCAGCCCTCGCGTTCCCGTACGCCACCGCCGCCGCGCTCGCGCGCCGGGTGCTGGCGGGTGTCGCGGACGAGCCGGATGCCGCGTTGGTCCGCGACTGCGTGGCCGAGTTCCTGAACGTGGCGGCCGGGCAGGCCAAAACCCTACTCTATGGCACGCCGCACCACTTCACGTTCGCCACCCCGACCACGCCGCCTGACACGGCCGCCGGGGACGGGGTCGGATTCGAATCCGAGTGCGGCACGTTCCTCCTGTACCTGTTCCCGGCGGCCGCAACTGCAGCGCCGACCATCTGCCAGGGGGCCTGACGATGACCAGAGCGACCCGTGGAGTGGTTTCCGCCGCCGAGTTCGCACAGCGCGTTACCCTCAGTGGACTACTCGACCCGGCCGACATCCCCCCGGCTGCCGACGGCGCGACGGCCGCGCGTATGCTCGTCGAGGCCGGGAAGCTGACCGCCTTCCAGGCCGAAGCGATCCTCGGCGAGCGGTTCGAGGAGTTGCGGATCGGGAACTACGAGGTTCTCGACCGACTCGGGGCCGGCGGGATGGGTGCGGTGTTCAAGGCCCGGCACCGACGGATGAAGCGCGTCGTCGCCCTCAAGGTGCTGTCCCGCGAGGGCGCGCGCTCGGGCACGCTGGCCGAGCGGTTCCAGCGCGAGGTGGAGACGCTCGCCCGGCTCGCCCACCCCAACATCGTGATGGCTTACGACGCCGACGAGGCGGAGGCCGGGCCTTTCCTGGTGATGGAACTCGTGACCGGCCGCGACCTGGCCTCCGAGGTCGCCGACCGCGGGCCGCTCCCGGTCGAGGACGCAGTCGACCGCATCCTTCAGGCCTCCCGCGGGCTCGAGTACGCCCACGCCCAGGGGATCGTTCACCGGGACATCAAGCCGGGGAACATCCTCCGCGATACCGAGGGGCTTGTGAAGGTGGCCGACCTCGGGCTGGCCCGGTTGAACGAGCCCGCCAATCCGGCCGCGAACCTGTCACTGACCCAGGCCGGCACGGTCGTCGGCACGGCCGAGTACATGCCGCCCGAACAGGCCGTCGATTCTGGTGAGGTAGACCACCGGGCGGACGTGTACAGCCTCGGCTGCACGCTGTTCTTCCTGCTGACCGGCCGGGCACCGTACCAGGCTGCTTCGATCATGTCGATGTTCTTGAAGCACCGTGACGAGCCGGTGCCGAGCGTCCGTGCCCTACGGCCGGCGGTGCCGGCCGAGCTCGACGCCGTGTTCCAGCGGATGGCCGCGAAGGCGCCCGCCGACCGCTACCAGTCGATGACGGAGGTGGCTGCGGCACTGGAACGAGTCCGGGCGAACCTCTCGCCGGCCAACGTTGGGACTGGTGAGTGGTCGGCGATGCCGCCTGCGTCGGCCGTGCCTCCCGGCAAGACCCGCGTCATCGACCGAAACTCCCCCGCGGGGTCCAGCGAGTCGACTGGGGAGTTCGCGCTGTCACCACCGTCCACCGCCACGGCCGCGCCGGCGAGCGGCGTCGCAGGACGAACCGTCGTGCTGGCGGAGCCGTCGCGGACGCAGGCCGGGATCATCCGCCGCTACCTCCAGCAACTCGGCGCCGCGAACGTGCACGCGGCCGAGTCGGGGGCCGAGGCACTCGCGCTCGCGAAACGCGAGGGAGCGGCAGTGGTCGTTTCGTCGATGCACCTGAAAGACATGACCGGGGCACAACTCGCGACCGCGTTACTGGCTGACCCCTCGTGCGCCGGAGTCGGGTTCGTGTTGGCGACCAGTGAGGCCGACGGCCAAGCCCCCGGCGCCGTCCCCACCAGCCCGCGAGTCGTGGTGATGCCGAAGCCCTTCGACGCCGAGCGCCTCGCCCGATCGGTCGCCGCCGTCGTACGCTAACGGTTGCGCGTCGCTCGCCCCTGGCCCCAGCCACCCGGAGCGGCACCCCGGCGTTGCGAGAACGCTCCCGGCCGAGTCGAAGGCGGTCGCCGACACACCCCTGGAAGCGGGTGGTGCCGTGATTCAAGGGCGAGTGCTGGATCGGCCATCAGGCCACCCTGCCCCCGTGTCATCCGAGGGCGCTCAGCCCTTGGCAGCTTCTCGCGCTTGGCCCTCGACGCACTCGGTAGAATCCGAGCGCGGCTGAGCGTGCTCGGCGCGAGGGCCGGGCTCGGGGGAGCGAGCCCGTCTCGTAGGGACTACCCCCTTGTCGTGCCGCTGCGGCTACCGCGTCTCCGCGAAGAGCATGACGACCGACCGCGCGCCGGCCCGGTAGCTCACGCCCGGTATTGCGGGCGCCGCGGTCCACTCGCAGATATCGTCCGGCGACGGCAACGCGGTGTCGATCCAGCGCCGCCATCCCCTCCCACCCGGCAACTCGAACTCGAGCGGCTCCCAGTAGCCGTTCAGGATCATGTGGAACGTCAGCCCCTCGCCCGGGAGCTCGCCCCCGAACGCGATGCTGCGGGAGTTCTCGCCCCAGTCGGGCTGGTTCAGTCGCGTCCCGTGCCAGGCCTTGTTCGCCCGGGCGATCAGTTCCGTGAGGCTCAGCCGCTGCTCCTCGTGCCACACGTCCCGGAGTACCCGGCGGGCGAGCAGCAGTTTCACGAACCGGTGGACGTCGGCGTGCTTCTGCACCAACGCCCAGTCGAACCAGTTGGCCTCGGTGTCGTGGCAGTAGAAGTTGTTGTTCCCGCCCTGCGTTCGCCGCACCTCGTCGCCCATCAGGATCATCGGCAGCCCGATCGACATCAGCGTGGTGGCGTGAGCGTTCTTAACCTGCCGGTTCCGCATCGCCTCCACCGCGGGGTCGTCGGTCGGGCCTTCGGCGCCGCAGTTCCAGCTCCGGTTGTCGTTCGCCCCGTCGCGGTTTTGCTCCCCGTTGGCCTCGTTGTGCTTCTCGTTGTAACTCACGAGGTCGTTGAGCGTGAACCCGTCGTGGCAGGTCACGAAGTTGACGCTCTGCTCGGCCTCGCGCCCCTTGTGGCCGTACACCTCGTGGCTGCCGAGCATCCGGTCGGCGAACCGCCCGACCGAGCCGGGGGCGCCGCGGAGGAAGTCGCGCGCGTCGTCGCGGAACCGGCCGTTCCACTCCTTCCAGGCGTCGCCGACGAAGCTCCCCACCTGGTACAACCCGGCCGCGTCCCACGCCTCGGCGATCAGCTTTATCCCGGCCAGCGCCGGGTCCGACTCGATGTCCCACAGCACAGGCGCGTTCGGCAGCGGGCGGCCGTCCGGGGCGCGGGACAGGATCGACGCGAGGTCGAACCGGAACCCGTCCACGTGCATCTCGGTCACCCAGTAGCGCAGGCTGTCCACAATCAGCCGGCGGGCGACCGGGTGGTTGGCGTTGAACGTGTTGCCGCACCCGGAGTAGTCGGCGTACCGGCTCCCGCCCTGTTCGAGCATGTAGTACGTCGGGTTGTCGATCCCCTTGTACGAGAGCGTGGGGCCGTCGTGGTTCCCCTCGGCGGTGTGGTTGAACACCACGTCGAGGATCACCTCGATGCCGGCCCGGTGGAGCGCCTTGACCATGTCGCGGAACTCGTCCACCGCGCCGAGCGGGTCGCGGCGGGAGCTGTACTGCGGGTGCGGCGAGAAGTAGTTGACCGACTGGTAGCCCCAGTAGTTAACGAGCCCGGCCGGGCAGGCGAACGGGTCGAAGGCGTGGACCGGCAGCAACTCGACCGCGGTAACGCCGAGGTCGCGCAGGTAGTCCACCTTCTCGGCCAGCCCGACGTACGTCCCGCGGACGGCGTCCTTCAGCCCCGAGTTCGGGTGGCGGGTAAAGCCGCGGACGTGCATCTCGTAGACGACGGTCCGAGCCGACGGTCGGCGGAGCGGGGCGTCGCCCTCCCAGTCGTAAGCGCCGCTGTCCACGACGACACTCTTCATCGCGGTCGCGGCGTTGTCGCCGGGGCGGCGGGCCGGCTCCGGGGAGTACCCGGGCGGGATGACGACGCCGCGGCCGTAGGGGTCGAGGAGAACCTTCTCGGGGTCGAACCGCAGCCCCCGGTCGGGGTCAACCGGCCCGCGCACCCGGTAGCCGTAGAGCTGTCCGGCCTTCACCCCCGGGACGAACGTGTGCCAGTAGTGGTAGGTGCGGTTCGAGACGGGGTCGAGGGGCACGACGCGGGCCGCGGCGCCGTCCTCGCGGTCGAACAGGAGCAGGTCCACGCCGCCCGCGGTGCGCGAAAACAGGCTGAAGTTGCAGCCGCCGTCGGCGACGGTCGCGCCGAGGGGGGCGGGTTGACCGGTGATCGTGGGGTTCATCGCGGCTCCCTGTCGGGTTGGTTCGGATGCGCGTCACCCGCCCGGTTCAGGCGAACCTGGCGAACGTATCGAAAAGTGCTTCCCTGCCGGTCTCCCGTGCGGATACTTCCGCGTGAGCCGCCGGCCGCACTTGCCTATTTTCCTTCGCCGTGCCTTGATGGAGGTAACACGTCCCGCCCGCGGGGTGCCGTGACCACCCGTCTCCGATAACCCCTGCAGCGGGGCTCGCACTCATGTTCGACACCATTCTCGCACAGGCCCACAGCCTGCCGCCGCTGGCCCGGTTCTCGGTGGCGATGCTAATCCTCTTCACCGTCCCGCCGCTGTGCCGCCGCGCGCGCGTCCCTGGCGTGGTCGGGCTGCTGGTGGCCGGGGTACTGATCGGGCCGCACGGTCTTGAGGTCGCCCCCAAGCACGGGGAGGTCGCCAACTTCTTCGCCGAGCTCGGCAAGCTCCTGCTCATGTTCTTCGCCGGGCTGGAGATCGACCTCGTCATGTTCAACCGGTCGCGGAACCGGTCGCTCGGGTTCGGCGCGCTCACGTTCACCCTGCCGCTCGCTGGCGGCTTCCTGGTCGGGTTCTGGGCCGGGTACCCGTGGGTCGGCGCCCTGCTCATCGGGTCCCTGCTGGCGTCCCACACGCTGATCGCGTTCCCGATCGTGGAGAAGCTCGGCCGCGTGCGGAACGAGGCGGTCACGGTGACCATCGGCGCGACCGTGTTCACCGACGTCGCCGCCCTGCTCGTTCTCGCGGTGTGCATCCCGATCCACGCCTCGGGGTTCTCCCCGGAGTCGTTCGCGATCCAGTTGCTCCAGCTCGCCGTCTACGTCCCCGCCGTGGTCCTCGGGCTGGGGTGGGTCAGCCGCAAACTATTTGCCTACAAGCCGGCCAAGGAGGGGCAGTTCGCCCTGATGCTGCTGATGGTCGCGGTGGCGGCGGTCGCGGCCGAGGCGATCCACCTGGAGGGGATCATCGGCGCCTTCCTGGCCGGACTGGCCGTGAACACCGCGACCCGGAACAGCGAGGCCAAGCACGAACTGGAGTTCATCGGGAACCACCTGTTCATCCCGGTCTTCTTCCTGACGATCGGGTTCCTGATCGACCTGAAAGCGTTCGCCGACACCCTCGTATCCAACTTCTGGCTCGTCTTCGGGATCGTCGGCGGGCTGATCGGGTCGAAGTTCGTCGCCGCCGAGATCGCCCGCCGCATGTACAGCTACACCCGCGACGAGGGGCTGACGATGTGGTCGCTCTCGCTCCCGCAGGTCGCCGCGACCCTTGCGGCCGCGCTGGTCGCGTACGACACGAAGAACGCGGCCGGCGAGCGACTGATCGACGAGCCGGTGCTGAACTCGGTGATCGTGCTGCTCGTCGTCACCTCCGTTCTCGGTCCGGTTCTCACCGAGCGGTTCGCCCGGCGGCTGCCGCCCCCGGGCGGCGGGGTCGAGCCGGCAGCCCCGCCGACCGCGACGGTGGTGGCCGTCGGGGAGCACCACAGCTTGGTGTGACCCGGGCATCCCGGGGTCAGAAGACGAAGTTCTCCCAGCTGTGAATCCGCAGGATGATCTTCCGCAGGATCGACAGGGCGTGCGCCCGCTCGGTGTAGATCGCCACGCTCGCCGCGGCCCCGACCGGCAGGTTCAGGTTCGACACGTCCTCGGCGTAGTCGAAGACCACCGGCACGTACCCCGGCGCGGTCACCGGCGTGCCGGTGACCATCTGCCCGCCGGTGTCCAGCTCGCCCTCGCGGATCGCCGTCAGCGTCCGCCGCACCTTCACCTTGAACGACCGCCCCGGGTACGCGTCGAACACGGCCTCCGCATCGAGACCCGGCTTGATGTCCGACAGCACCCGCTGGTGGAAGCTGGCGACGAGAAGCGGCTTCTCCCCGGTCACGAAGGCCAGCAGCGGCTTGACGCCCAGGGCGGTGGCCATCTGCCCGGGGCGGAGGAGCTTCTGCGGGACGTACCCGTCTGACGGGGCGCGGACCACCGTCTGCTCCAAGTCCCACCGCGCCCGCTCCAGCAGCGCCGTCGTCTCGCGCACCTCGGGGTTCTGGCCGTCTACCTGGGTGGTGAACTCGGTCCGCACCTTCCTCTCGGCCGCTTCGGCCGCGGCCAGCGCCTGCCGAACCGACTCCAGGCTGGCACTGCCGCCTCGCAGCTTCTCGGCCGCGAGGCGCTCGTTCGCCTCGGCCTGACTGTGCTCCTGTTGCGTAGTCTTGAAATTCGCCTCGGCCCGGTCGAACTCCCCTTGGCTCATCGCCGCTTGCGCGAGCGAGTTCTTGGCTCGACCGAACTGTGCCGTCGCGAGTTCGAGCCGTTCCTTCAGCTCGACCACCTTGCTCTTGGCGCCGTCGTGCTCCTCGCGCAGCTGCCGGTCGTAGGACGACTCGGACGCCAGCAGCGTGGCACGGGCCTGCCGCGTCGTCGCCTCCGCGGCGGCAAGCTGCTCGGCGAGCTGTGCGAACTTGCTGTTCTTGACGGCCAAGGAGGCCCGCAGCCGGTCGACCTCGATCTGGAACGGCTTGGCGTCGAGCTTGAAGAGCACGTCGCCCTGCTTGAGCGGCTGGTTCGCCTCGAACGGCACCTCCACGACGACGCCGCGGACCTGCGAGACGACCTGGACGACCGGCGCGTACAGCCGGCCGTCGTGACTGACCGGGTGGAAGATCGACAGGGCGACGAACAACACCCCGAGGATCGACGCCCCGATCAGCATGGCCGTGCAGACCGTGTACGTCGTCACGGGGAGGAGCTTGTACTTCTTGAAGATCAGCCAGCAA carries:
- a CDS encoding protein kinase domain-containing protein is translated as MTRATRGVVSAAEFAQRVTLSGLLDPADIPPAADGATAARMLVEAGKLTAFQAEAILGERFEELRIGNYEVLDRLGAGGMGAVFKARHRRMKRVVALKVLSREGARSGTLAERFQREVETLARLAHPNIVMAYDADEAEAGPFLVMELVTGRDLASEVADRGPLPVEDAVDRILQASRGLEYAHAQGIVHRDIKPGNILRDTEGLVKVADLGLARLNEPANPAANLSLTQAGTVVGTAEYMPPEQAVDSGEVDHRADVYSLGCTLFFLLTGRAPYQAASIMSMFLKHRDEPVPSVRALRPAVPAELDAVFQRMAAKAPADRYQSMTEVAAALERVRANLSPANVGTGEWSAMPPASAVPPGKTRVIDRNSPAGSSESTGEFALSPPSTATAAPASGVAGRTVVLAEPSRTQAGIIRRYLQQLGAANVHAAESGAEALALAKREGAAVVVSSMHLKDMTGAQLATALLADPSCAGVGFVLATSEADGQAPGAVPTSPRVVVMPKPFDAERLARSVAAVVR
- the glgX gene encoding glycogen debranching protein GlgX → MNPTITGQPAPLGATVADGGCNFSLFSRTAGGVDLLLFDREDGAAARVVPLDPVSNRTYHYWHTFVPGVKAGQLYGYRVRGPVDPDRGLRFDPEKVLLDPYGRGVVIPPGYSPEPARRPGDNAATAMKSVVVDSGAYDWEGDAPLRRPSARTVVYEMHVRGFTRHPNSGLKDAVRGTYVGLAEKVDYLRDLGVTAVELLPVHAFDPFACPAGLVNYWGYQSVNYFSPHPQYSSRRDPLGAVDEFRDMVKALHRAGIEVILDVVFNHTAEGNHDGPTLSYKGIDNPTYYMLEQGGSRYADYSGCGNTFNANHPVARRLIVDSLRYWVTEMHVDGFRFDLASILSRAPDGRPLPNAPVLWDIESDPALAGIKLIAEAWDAAGLYQVGSFVGDAWKEWNGRFRDDARDFLRGAPGSVGRFADRMLGSHEVYGHKGREAEQSVNFVTCHDGFTLNDLVSYNEKHNEANGEQNRDGANDNRSWNCGAEGPTDDPAVEAMRNRQVKNAHATTLMSIGLPMILMGDEVRRTQGGNNNFYCHDTEANWFDWALVQKHADVHRFVKLLLARRVLRDVWHEEQRLSLTELIARANKAWHGTRLNQPDWGENSRSIAFGGELPGEGLTFHMILNGYWEPLEFELPGGRGWRRWIDTALPSPDDICEWTAAPAIPGVSYRAGARSVVMLFAETR
- a CDS encoding chemotaxis protein CheX produces the protein MDTRDELLGAFDTGVVTSLRELAGVEAVRCGGCVGDADVAAALRLDVGAGWWAALAFPYATAAALARRVLAGVADEPDAALVRDCVAEFLNVAAGQAKTLLYGTPHHFTFATPTTPPDTAAGDGVGFESECGTFLLYLFPAAATAAPTICQGA
- a CDS encoding methyl-accepting chemotaxis protein, with the translated sequence MPPPKKPRTRPAAKPAASLDTVEFLRAAFDAVQTNVFFADPGLNLVYANGRALETLRGMESELRKVFGVGVDDLLGGSIHRFHRDPRAIERILHNRAALPHEAEFTFGSITLHARINAVPGAGGAVAGYVVHWDDVTAARQEQARLSAMLDAIDKSQAVIEFKMDGTILVANDNFLRLMGYTLDEVRGRHHGMFVDDATRTGAGYTEFWARLGRGEYQAGEFRRVAKGGREVWIQGSYTPVIDRSGKPVKVVKYASDVTAQVRLRLDVEGVLRRVAESATALAAASRQLGGVSQQMAANAEETAAQAGVASAAAEEVSTSVATVATGAEEMGASIREIARSAHEAAKVATSAVKVADRTNDTVAKLGESSAAIGNVVKVITSIAQQTNLLALNATIEAARAGEAGKGFAVVANEVKELAKQTARATEDIGRKIEAIQGDTRGAVEAIGQIGKVITEINDILNTIASAVEEQTATTGEISRSVTEAAKGSNEIARNITGVAQAARGTTEGAGETMRSADALSRMANELQQLVSGFKH
- the cheB gene encoding chemotaxis-specific protein-glutamate methyltransferase CheB, which produces MPAIRVLIVDDSAVFRRAVAGELSADPTLEVVGTAANGRIALAKLAQVVPDLVVLDVEMPELDGLATLREIRKTYPKLPVIMFSAVTERGAAATLDALALGATDYFPKPAGGGLDASLRVIREELIPEIKALCTRPAALPPTPHVGPVPVSGRVDVVAVAASTGGPNALADLFAGLPVDFPVPVVIAQHMPPMFTRQLAERLSARFAVRVEEGRAGAALAPGHAWIAPGDYHLVLARDAAGVRVVLNQEPPENSCRPAADVMFRSVAKAYGPAALGVVLTGMGQDGLRGSEAIRAAGGRVIVQDEATSVVWGMPGAVARAGLADRVLPLAQLAPEVVRRVRVGREGGR
- a CDS encoding response regulator — translated: MHALVIDDSRTVRAIIGKTLRDEGFAVSEAGDGRAGLAALARTPDVGLILVDWNMPVMDGLEFITAVRADRSYDGVRVVMVTTETEQAQVARAMAAGADEYVMKPFTRDILVAKLSLLGVLGE
- a CDS encoding chemotaxis protein CheW, whose protein sequence is MPVDRQFCTFLLAGHHFGVDVTSVQEIIRAQEMTRVPLTAPVVRGLINLRGQIVTALDLRRRLGLPDRPDGDPPVNVVVRTDDGAVSLLVDEIGDVLDVPESAFEQSPETLTGPARGLIRGAYKLDGRLLLILDTDRTVDLADARAPD
- a CDS encoding CheR family methyltransferase, with translation MTAQDFEYVCRFVRDRSAIVLDAGKEYLVESRLSPLAAQLRLGSVGDLIGQLRTGRDAGLGTRVIEAMVTNETLFFRDVQPFDTLRRVVLPELIRRREAERRLSVWCAACSTGQEPYSLAMLIREYFPALVTWHVNILATDLSAEVLARARDGRYSQLEVNRGLPAAFLLKYFRQQGGVWELADDMRRMVEFRELNLVREWPSLPRFDLVFLRNVMIYFDVGTKKAILDRVARVLRPDGYLLLGAAESTINLADSFRRAEELKGGFYQSVG